The Nonlabens spongiae genome contains a region encoding:
- a CDS encoding T9SS type A sorting domain-containing protein, producing the protein MKNEAPFHSSQLYFNSNVNLRYVCVPTRLISQYTNLLSSHPNNSIVVNSYCTFEPIGFYNEIIGTTRIDSDGNGCNSNDTEISSLLYSVTDNMSAGLISTNNSGSYYLPVSDGQHTITPQPENPSYWNFSPASVTVDFPTQTSPFTQDFCVTPNGTIEDLEVIVMPLEQARPGFETGYKVVVKNKGNQNASGTVTLDYDADYMTLFDSAPAAGTANAGQLDWSFTDIAPFQMEEYIFTMTLNTPTDSTFPLNGNDELSFTGIVTGTGTDNMPADNTMTLEQIVVNSFDPNDKRCLEGEKIEPSMVGEYVHYMIRFENTGTASAINVVVKDAIDPIMFDVSTFVPLGGSHDYYVRTVEDGNTFEFIHENINLDFNDATNDGYVLFKIKTLSTLTEGDTFNNDAEIYFDFNAPIVTNDFVTTVQSTASVSFITDDSIKISPNPTSGILQLNAKNAIKSLTIHDLNGRLLNKTSFVSGTLNETVDLENLNSGIYLMTVVTSEGQATERVVVK; encoded by the coding sequence TTGAAAAATGAAGCACCATTTCATTCAAGTCAATTATATTTTAATAGCAATGTGAATTTGAGATATGTTTGTGTCCCTACTCGATTAATTTCGCAATACACAAATTTGCTTTCCTCTCACCCAAATAATTCCATAGTAGTCAACTCTTACTGTACATTTGAGCCAATTGGTTTTTATAATGAAATTATTGGTACTACAAGAATTGATTCAGATGGAAATGGTTGCAATTCTAATGATACCGAAATTTCTAGTTTGCTATACTCTGTTACAGATAACATGAGTGCAGGTCTTATTTCTACAAATAACTCTGGCAGTTATTATTTACCAGTCTCAGACGGCCAGCATACCATCACCCCACAACCTGAAAACCCATCCTATTGGAACTTTAGCCCAGCAAGCGTCACCGTGGATTTCCCTACTCAGACCAGCCCCTTCACCCAAGACTTCTGTGTAACTCCCAATGGAACGATTGAAGATCTAGAAGTCATTGTAATGCCCCTAGAACAAGCCCGCCCAGGCTTTGAAACCGGCTACAAAGTCGTGGTGAAGAACAAAGGAAACCAAAACGCCAGCGGCACCGTTACCCTTGATTATGATGCAGATTATATGACGCTGTTTGATTCCGCTCCGGCTGCGGGAACGGCAAATGCTGGTCAGCTGGACTGGTCGTTTACTGATATTGCTCCTTTCCAGATGGAGGAATACATCTTTACCATGACGCTCAATACACCTACGGATTCAACATTTCCTCTCAATGGAAACGACGAACTTTCCTTTACGGGAATCGTTACTGGAACAGGTACGGACAATATGCCGGCCGACAATACCATGACGCTCGAGCAGATCGTGGTGAACAGTTTTGACCCCAATGATAAACGTTGTTTAGAAGGAGAGAAGATCGAGCCGTCCATGGTGGGTGAGTACGTCCACTACATGATCCGTTTTGAGAATACGGGAACGGCAAGTGCGATCAATGTGGTCGTAAAAGACGCGATTGATCCTATCATGTTTGACGTCAGCACATTTGTGCCTCTAGGTGGCAGCCATGACTATTATGTGCGAACCGTTGAAGACGGCAACACCTTTGAATTCATTCATGAGAACATCAATCTGGACTTTAATGATGCGACCAATGATGGTTATGTACTGTTCAAAATCAAAACCCTTTCTACGCTTACGGAAGGCGACACCTTCAACAACGATGCAGAAATCTATTTTGATTTCAACGCGCCTATCGTGACCAATGATTTTGTAACCACCGTACAATCTACAGCCAGCGTTTCATTCATAACTGATGATAGCATTAAAATATCGCCTAACCCAACTTCTGGAATACTTCAATTAAATGCCAAGAATGCGATCAAATCTCTGACCATCCACGATCTCAACGGCAGATTGTTGAATAAGACCAGTTTTGTTTCAGGAACATTGAATGAAACTGTAGATCTTGAGAATTTGAATTCTGGAATATACTTGATGACGGTGGTGACGAGTGAAGGACAAGCTACGGAAAGAGTAGTGGTGAAGTAA
- a CDS encoding glyceraldehyde-3-phosphate dehydrogenase, with protein MDTYEKELAFQTDRRRAAVAFIKAVSDLWYDRSIELVLFRNQLIDRNVSEIINLHEYAGEFVQKPISVFDSVEIAQALLSLDLPPAKLDIGKLTYEYHLEDNEAQDAMSFVIKKLNHAKKSEAIQPKDVVLYGFGRIGRLLARELMSKAGKGSQLRLRAIVTRGEVNETVLAKRASLLAQDSVHGDFSGTVSYDLDSKSLIVNGTTVNIISANAPEDIDYTAYGINNALIIDNTGAFRDKEALSRHLKAKGAHKVILTAPGKGVPNIVHGVNQKDYDPDTTDIYSAASCTTNAITPVLKAVEDSYGVVRGHLETIHAYTNDQNLVDNMHSKYRRGRAAALNMVITETGAGQAVSKALPTFEGKLTSSAIRVPVPNGSLAILNLELESKTSKDALNATMKKYALEGDLVEQIQYSLDNELVSSDIVGSNAPSIYDSNATIVDKGGKNVVLYVWYDNEYGYSHQVIRLAKYVAKVRRFTYY; from the coding sequence ATGGACACGTATGAAAAAGAGCTCGCCTTTCAAACCGACAGGCGTCGCGCAGCAGTAGCATTTATCAAGGCCGTGAGCGATTTATGGTACGATCGCTCTATCGAGCTTGTACTGTTTAGAAATCAGCTGATCGACCGGAACGTGAGTGAGATCATCAACTTGCATGAATACGCTGGCGAATTTGTGCAAAAACCCATTTCAGTCTTTGACAGCGTTGAGATTGCTCAAGCTTTGCTCTCTCTGGACTTACCGCCTGCAAAGCTTGACATAGGAAAGTTAACCTATGAGTATCACCTTGAGGATAACGAGGCTCAAGATGCCATGAGCTTTGTGATTAAAAAATTGAATCACGCTAAAAAATCGGAAGCTATTCAGCCTAAGGATGTGGTACTTTATGGTTTTGGCCGTATAGGTAGATTACTTGCTCGCGAGTTAATGTCTAAAGCAGGAAAAGGTAGCCAATTACGTCTAAGAGCCATCGTGACACGTGGTGAAGTTAATGAGACTGTTTTGGCAAAAAGAGCATCCCTCCTAGCTCAAGATAGTGTGCACGGAGATTTTTCAGGAACGGTTTCTTATGATTTGGATAGTAAATCGCTTATTGTAAACGGCACAACTGTTAACATCATAAGCGCTAACGCTCCAGAAGATATCGACTACACGGCATACGGAATCAACAATGCCTTGATCATTGATAATACGGGTGCTTTTAGAGATAAGGAAGCGCTGTCCAGACATTTGAAAGCCAAAGGTGCTCACAAAGTTATCCTAACCGCTCCAGGAAAAGGAGTTCCTAACATCGTTCACGGTGTAAATCAAAAAGACTACGATCCAGATACTACGGATATTTATAGTGCTGCAAGTTGTACGACTAATGCGATCACACCGGTTCTCAAAGCTGTAGAAGATAGCTACGGCGTAGTACGAGGGCATTTAGAAACCATTCACGCCTATACCAATGATCAAAACCTTGTGGACAACATGCACAGTAAATACCGCCGAGGTAGAGCTGCTGCGCTTAATATGGTAATTACTGAAACCGGAGCAGGACAAGCTGTGAGCAAAGCTTTGCCCACTTTTGAAGGTAAATTGACTTCTAGCGCGATACGTGTTCCTGTTCCCAACGGATCACTGGCAATATTAAATCTTGAGCTGGAGAGCAAAACCAGCAAGGATGCCCTTAACGCAACCATGAAGAAATATGCGCTTGAAGGTGATCTTGTGGAGCAGATCCAATATTCACTCGATAATGAATTGGTTTCTAGCGATATCGTAGGTTCCAATGCCCCTTCTATTTATGATTCCAATGCAACAATCGTAGATAAGGGAGGTAAAAACGTGGTGCTGTATGTTTGGTATGATAATGAGTATGGTTATAGCCATCAGGTCATACGTCTGGCGAAATATGTTGCAAAAGTGAGACGCTTCACTTACTACTAG
- a CDS encoding LamG-like jellyroll fold domain-containing protein, whose product MRHFYLYLTLIFSFVSIAQDATHLTFDGVNDHVVLPSESSFDFTSEFTVEFWMRSSTIPQQWDALVAKGDDSWRVALTDAGNIAFAGNGSFSDFFSTVSVTDGNWHHIAAVKTATDAYIYIDGVQNVTASAPGTVNNSGFAVSIGENLQATGRYYTGEIDDIRIWSTSRTSTEIDSNRFCELGGSESNLTAYYKMNNGVAAGDNSDVTVLDNASSNGTALNGILNNFALNGSSSNWISGTAVSYAAISSSTDATCGDNGSATVQTYNMTNPTYLWSNNATTATVSNLATGTYTCVITAQNGCTSSVSVIIDGNDPIAYTITKNNDITCNGDNDGSATVSVTGGTPPYTILWSTSEYGTTLNNLFPGTYYIAGVSDSLGCGIIWDGSQQTITITEPALVGDTTVSSPVTYDQGDTAVPLTATLGSNATTLLWYTAATGGTGSTTAPTPDTSSTGNTSYWVSSANANGCESARVEIVVTVNVSIPDAPTTSYSTQVYTGDDKDLTTLQVTGDNIQWYDAAIGGNLLTNTSLLVDEITYYATQTVNGTESTDRLAITANRISENSQTLPDNSTVADLIATPSSGTTVKWYTNATGGTALAPTDELQFGTYYVEQFSAVATSNRVPVQVDVPFTPATHVHFDGVDDKISLFTSISGQVFTKELWIKPSTLSGIQHLFSYTDGSAGESQHDLWMDNGYIKSGEIFHSATILTSTIQVAVDQWTHIAVISGNLSLNLDSKIYINGVEVASSDSSGAGSNQMSGNQFIGSGGFLLMQTFLEKWMR is encoded by the coding sequence ATGAGACATTTTTACTTGTACCTAACTCTGATTTTTTCATTTGTTTCTATAGCTCAAGATGCAACGCACCTAACCTTTGATGGTGTTAACGATCATGTCGTCCTTCCTAGTGAAAGCAGTTTTGATTTTACGAGCGAATTTACCGTTGAGTTCTGGATGCGCTCAAGCACCATTCCCCAGCAATGGGATGCATTGGTCGCAAAAGGAGATGATAGCTGGCGAGTCGCTCTAACTGATGCGGGAAATATTGCGTTCGCTGGAAATGGATCTTTTTCAGATTTTTTCTCGACGGTATCAGTTACTGATGGTAACTGGCACCATATCGCTGCGGTAAAGACCGCAACAGATGCCTACATTTACATCGATGGTGTTCAAAATGTTACCGCTAGCGCACCAGGTACTGTAAATAACTCTGGCTTTGCGGTTTCCATAGGGGAGAACCTTCAAGCTACCGGAAGGTATTACACTGGGGAAATTGATGACATTAGAATCTGGTCTACAAGTAGAACGAGTACTGAAATCGATTCAAATAGATTTTGCGAGCTGGGCGGGTCGGAAAGTAATCTGACAGCCTATTACAAAATGAATAACGGCGTTGCCGCTGGAGATAATTCTGACGTGACCGTCCTTGACAATGCATCATCTAATGGAACAGCTTTAAATGGAATTCTCAACAACTTTGCCTTAAATGGCTCTTCTTCTAACTGGATTTCTGGAACAGCGGTTTCCTACGCTGCGATAAGTTCAAGTACAGATGCGACTTGTGGCGATAACGGTTCTGCAACAGTCCAGACATATAATATGACCAATCCGACCTATCTATGGTCTAACAATGCCACTACTGCTACGGTTTCTAATTTGGCAACTGGAACATATACTTGTGTCATCACAGCACAAAACGGTTGTACTTCTAGTGTTAGCGTGATTATTGACGGTAATGATCCTATTGCTTACACCATTACAAAAAATAATGATATTACCTGTAATGGAGATAACGATGGCTCGGCTACTGTAAGTGTGACAGGTGGAACTCCACCTTACACTATTTTATGGTCCACAAGTGAATATGGTACTACCTTGAACAACTTATTTCCAGGAACCTACTACATTGCTGGGGTATCAGATAGTTTAGGTTGCGGAATAATTTGGGACGGTAGTCAACAAACCATAACCATTACTGAACCTGCACTAGTAGGCGATACAACCGTAAGCTCTCCGGTGACCTATGATCAAGGGGATACAGCAGTGCCTCTCACTGCCACTCTAGGCTCTAATGCCACCACTCTTTTATGGTACACCGCTGCAACCGGCGGTACAGGATCTACTACAGCACCAACGCCAGACACTTCGTCAACAGGAAATACTTCTTACTGGGTTTCAAGTGCCAATGCGAATGGCTGTGAAAGCGCACGTGTGGAAATAGTCGTGACAGTAAATGTAAGCATCCCTGACGCACCTACAACGTCATATAGTACTCAAGTTTACACTGGAGATGACAAGGATTTGACAACATTACAAGTTACGGGAGATAACATTCAATGGTACGATGCCGCTATAGGAGGTAATCTCTTAACTAACACGTCCTTGCTGGTAGACGAGATAACTTATTATGCCACCCAAACCGTTAATGGTACAGAATCCACAGATCGCCTTGCTATCACGGCAAACAGAATCTCAGAGAATTCTCAAACATTACCCGATAACAGTACGGTAGCTGATCTTATTGCAACGCCTAGTTCGGGCACAACCGTGAAATGGTATACGAATGCAACAGGTGGTACAGCGTTGGCACCGACTGATGAACTTCAGTTTGGTACTTATTATGTGGAACAATTTTCAGCTGTGGCTACCAGCAACCGTGTGCCAGTTCAGGTAGATGTACCCTTTACTCCCGCTACGCACGTGCATTTTGATGGGGTTGACGATAAAATTTCATTGTTTACATCTATTAGTGGGCAAGTTTTTACTAAGGAATTGTGGATCAAGCCCAGCACATTATCAGGTATCCAGCATTTGTTTTCGTATACTGATGGCTCAGCTGGTGAATCTCAACACGATCTTTGGATGGATAACGGCTATATCAAATCAGGTGAGATTTTTCATTCAGCTACCATCTTAACTTCGACAATCCAAGTTGCTGTTGATCAATGGACGCATATTGCGGTAATATCAGGTAATCTTAGTCTAAATCTTGATTCAAAAATCTACATAAACGGAGTAGAAGTAGCTTCTTCTGACTCCTCAGGTGCTGGTTCTAATCAGATGTCCGGTAACCAATTCATCGGTTCAGGGGGATTTCTACTGATGCAAACTTTTCTGGAGAAATGGATGAGGTAA
- a CDS encoding T9SS sorting signal type C domain-containing protein, translated as MDEVRLWDYALSQEEILGRMNCEVASDESGLSLYFTFDGGVANENNASMASVVNEVTGNNNGGLMNFALSGTTSNRIDGSPILSGVTNPETPTPISFNYQLNDVAAPLSAIIGAGGTGLNWYTSLTGVSSTAAPTPDTSVIGGQTYWVTSINVNGCESELVPVYVAVTPNVEYGCWQMVDTGATHTLAIAENGSLWSWGTNTNGQLGLNDNTARGTPNLVNSDTDWISIATGSGISFALKSNGTLWSWGLNDVGQLGQGDNVERLVPTQVGSDTNWLSIHKTDNSGFAIKSDHSLWVTGSNSNGKLGLGDTNNRNSFTQVGTSTDWAQASGNTHGSLAIKTNGTLWTAGSATYSSSDSNSSFSQIGTDTNWQKIAFGNINAFALKNNGDLYSAGLSLPFGGLGRSHTTGSGFAKVLGGGYKDVMSGGLGATAAIKYDGSLWTWGMIARSGISSTGQPYEPIQVGTDLNWDSITGASGSFIIKKTDNSIWKRGNNSNGHLGSSSPDPSTPTKIACPCDTTTTWDSGAWTNGTPDTTKNAIFLSDYTGTGFSSCSVNVSNSANVVISTGEVLFVENAVTVESGASLEFQNDAYLFQGNDAVNSGEIIMNVESAPMVRQEYTGWGSPVAGQNLQAFSPQTLSNRFYTYDPAGTTAATAWNAVADPSTTSFANSTGYLIRVANNWSSTTPSPYQGVFTGVPNNGSYTILGSAGYNLLGNPYPSPIDAVQFIDANVARGIGALYYWTHEAAQDGSYTAQSNYASFSKAGGVAAAAGGTAPVRVIQTGQGFFADIASAGYIDFNNSLRRIQGDNSLFKSNTSPVPPNDKHRIWLNLTNSTSSFNQIMIAYMDNATNDFDLGIDAKVLTNSPSYLSSLTNNEELVIQGRAAFNINDEVELSITVDTADTYEISAAQFDGIFLSQQFYLWDKQLKVIHDIKNSSYTFQMSPGTYNSRFAIIYQNTTLGINTTEMDPTTVFVNTLNEIVVQNRNISLDKVEVFDIAGKLLYAKSAINDHTHKVTIDLSSAVYLVRTTTTENHSNITKIIKN; from the coding sequence ATGGATGAGGTAAGATTATGGGATTATGCACTAAGTCAAGAAGAAATTCTGGGTAGAATGAATTGCGAAGTGGCAAGCGATGAAAGCGGCCTGAGCCTTTACTTTACCTTCGATGGTGGTGTTGCTAATGAAAATAACGCATCCATGGCATCGGTAGTAAATGAAGTAACCGGGAACAACAATGGTGGACTTATGAATTTTGCTCTTTCCGGAACGACTTCAAATAGAATTGACGGATCTCCCATTCTTTCAGGGGTGACTAATCCTGAAACTCCAACCCCTATATCTTTCAACTATCAACTCAACGATGTTGCAGCTCCTCTAAGTGCAATTATCGGTGCAGGTGGTACAGGTTTAAATTGGTATACCAGTCTTACGGGAGTGAGTTCTACCGCAGCGCCTACTCCAGACACTTCGGTAATCGGCGGTCAAACGTATTGGGTTACGAGTATAAATGTAAATGGCTGTGAGAGTGAGCTCGTACCAGTTTATGTAGCAGTAACTCCAAATGTTGAATATGGTTGCTGGCAAATGGTTGATACCGGAGCAACACACACTCTAGCCATCGCTGAAAACGGATCTTTATGGTCTTGGGGAACCAATACCAATGGTCAATTGGGCTTGAACGATAATACGGCAAGAGGTACTCCCAACTTAGTCAATTCAGATACGGACTGGATTTCTATTGCAACAGGGAGTGGCATTTCGTTTGCCTTAAAATCAAACGGTACGTTATGGTCTTGGGGGTTAAATGATGTAGGTCAACTAGGTCAAGGCGACAATGTAGAACGGCTTGTACCTACTCAAGTAGGTTCAGATACCAACTGGCTGTCTATTCATAAAACAGATAACTCTGGCTTTGCTATTAAATCAGATCATTCCCTATGGGTCACTGGAAGTAATTCAAACGGTAAGCTAGGATTAGGAGACACCAATAACCGCAACAGTTTTACTCAAGTGGGCACTTCTACAGACTGGGCGCAAGCTTCTGGTAACACCCATGGGAGCCTGGCCATCAAGACAAATGGAACATTGTGGACTGCAGGTTCTGCAACTTATAGTTCAAGTGATTCAAATTCATCTTTTTCTCAAATAGGCACAGATACGAATTGGCAAAAAATTGCTTTTGGTAATATAAATGCATTTGCTTTGAAAAACAATGGTGATCTATATTCAGCAGGGCTCTCTCTTCCCTTTGGGGGGTTAGGAAGATCGCACACAACAGGTTCTGGTTTTGCCAAAGTTTTAGGAGGTGGTTATAAGGATGTAATGAGTGGAGGATTAGGTGCAACTGCTGCGATTAAGTATGATGGAAGTCTATGGACTTGGGGGATGATTGCCCGTTCTGGTATAAGTTCTACAGGACAACCATATGAACCTATTCAGGTAGGTACTGATTTAAATTGGGATAGTATTACAGGAGCAAGTGGATCTTTTATTATTAAAAAAACAGATAATAGTATTTGGAAACGTGGGAATAATAGTAATGGTCACCTAGGAAGTTCGTCACCTGACCCTTCAACTCCTACTAAAATTGCATGTCCTTGCGATACCACCACCACATGGGATAGTGGAGCATGGACTAACGGCACTCCAGATACTACAAAAAATGCAATTTTTCTTTCTGATTATACAGGCACTGGGTTTAGTTCTTGTTCAGTCAATGTCTCAAACTCTGCTAATGTTGTAATCAGTACTGGAGAAGTACTATTTGTGGAAAATGCAGTAACTGTAGAATCTGGTGCTTCATTAGAATTCCAGAACGATGCTTATCTATTTCAAGGCAATGATGCAGTAAATTCTGGTGAGATTATTATGAATGTTGAGAGCGCTCCTATGGTTAGGCAGGAATATACTGGGTGGGGTTCTCCTGTTGCGGGACAAAATTTGCAAGCGTTTTCACCACAAACGCTCAGTAATCGTTTTTATACCTACGATCCAGCAGGTACAACAGCTGCAACAGCTTGGAATGCAGTGGCAGATCCTTCGACAACAAGTTTTGCTAATTCAACAGGATATTTGATAAGAGTTGCTAACAATTGGAGCAGTACGACTCCCAGTCCTTATCAGGGAGTGTTTACTGGAGTTCCTAACAATGGCTCTTACACCATACTCGGTTCCGCTGGATATAATCTCTTGGGTAATCCATACCCATCACCCATAGATGCTGTTCAATTCATTGATGCTAACGTGGCAAGAGGGATAGGAGCACTTTATTACTGGACTCATGAGGCCGCTCAAGATGGTTCCTATACGGCGCAATCTAATTATGCGTCCTTCTCCAAAGCGGGCGGTGTAGCGGCTGCAGCTGGAGGAACCGCACCAGTACGTGTTATACAGACCGGACAAGGCTTTTTTGCGGACATTGCTTCTGCTGGATATATTGATTTCAATAATTCCTTACGTAGGATACAAGGAGACAATTCACTTTTTAAGTCAAATACATCTCCCGTTCCGCCGAATGATAAACACAGAATTTGGTTGAATTTGACCAACTCTACGTCCAGCTTTAATCAAATAATGATTGCTTATATGGATAATGCGACAAATGATTTTGATCTAGGAATCGACGCTAAGGTTTTAACCAATTCACCTTCCTATTTATCTTCTCTAACTAACAATGAGGAACTCGTAATTCAAGGTAGAGCGGCTTTTAATATTAACGATGAGGTGGAACTGAGTATAACCGTTGATACAGCAGATACTTATGAGATCAGCGCCGCACAATTTGATGGTATCTTCCTCTCACAGCAGTTTTATTTATGGGATAAACAGTTAAAAGTGATACATGACATCAAAAACTCATCCTATACATTCCAAATGTCTCCTGGTACCTACAACTCAAGATTTGCCATCATTTACCAGAATACAACGCTGGGCATAAATACTACTGAAATGGATCCTACAACGGTATTCGTTAATACTCTAAATGAAATCGTGGTTCAAAACCGTAATATTTCTTTGGATAAAGTCGAGGTTTTCGATATAGCAGGCAAGTTGTTGTATGCAAAGTCAGCCATAAATGACCATACTCATAAAGTAACAATAGATTTGTCATCTGCAGTTTATCTGGTAAGAACCACCACCACAGAAAACCATTCTAATATCACCAAAATTATTAAGAATTGA
- a CDS encoding ATP-dependent helicase, producing the protein MQDYISQLNDAQKQPVLQKEGPMIVIAGAGSGKTRVLTLRIAYLMQQGVDAFNILALTFTNKAAREMKKRIADIVGQSEAKNLWMGTFHSVFARLLRMEAGKLGYPSNFTIYDTQDSQRLVSAIIKEMGLDKDVYKYKQVYSRISSLKNSLITVRAYFADPDLQEADAMARRPRFGQIYQEYVERCFKAGAMDFDDLLLKTNELLNRFPDVLAKYQHRFQYILVDEYQDTNHSQYLIVKALSDKFQNICVVGDDAQSIYAFRGANINNILNFQRDYDDVKAYRLEQNYRSTKNIVEAANSVIEHNKTKLDKVVWTANDDGPKIIVHRLMSDAEEGRYVAGSIFENKMQHQLDNSEFAILYRTNAQSRAMEDALRKRDIPYRIYGGLSFYQRKEVKDVLAYLRLVVNPKDEEALKRVINYPARGIGATTMDRLIVAAKHYDRSIFEVIENIDRIEININGSTKTKLRNFVTMIKSFQALEEEQNVFELTEYVIKKSALLTELKKDGTQEGISRIENIEELLNGMRDFVEGQKEVADARGSLAEFLEDVALATDMDNDKGDQNRVSLMTIHLSKGLEFPYLYIVGMEEDLFPSAMSMNTREELEEERRLFYVALTRAEKQAYLTYTLSRYRWGKLVDAEPSRFITEIDDQYLEYTTPPDDYRYKSALQDHLWDEPDKSKLRQTKPKNGTPPSVNQPSEAQIRKLRKMKPMSAATKSTPAGFEGNLEVGDKVSHARFGVGEVLNFEGVGGERKAEIRFQVGGLKKLLLRFAKLEKVE; encoded by the coding sequence TTGCAGGATTATATTTCCCAACTCAACGACGCACAAAAGCAACCCGTTCTTCAGAAAGAGGGGCCTATGATCGTGATCGCCGGTGCGGGATCTGGAAAGACCCGCGTGCTCACGCTGCGCATAGCCTACCTCATGCAACAGGGCGTGGATGCTTTCAATATTCTCGCGCTTACGTTTACTAACAAGGCTGCGCGCGAGATGAAAAAACGTATTGCCGATATCGTGGGGCAAAGCGAGGCAAAAAACTTGTGGATGGGAACGTTCCACTCGGTTTTTGCGCGACTGCTGCGTATGGAAGCGGGCAAACTGGGTTATCCGTCCAATTTTACGATCTACGATACCCAAGATTCCCAGCGACTGGTCAGCGCGATTATCAAGGAAATGGGACTGGATAAGGATGTGTACAAGTACAAACAAGTCTATTCCCGTATTTCATCGCTTAAGAACAGCCTGATCACCGTACGCGCTTATTTCGCTGATCCCGACCTTCAAGAGGCCGATGCCATGGCGCGCAGACCACGATTTGGTCAGATTTATCAAGAGTATGTAGAGCGCTGCTTCAAGGCGGGCGCGATGGATTTTGATGATCTATTGTTGAAGACAAACGAGCTTTTGAACCGCTTTCCTGATGTTTTGGCAAAATACCAGCACAGGTTCCAGTACATTCTAGTCGATGAATATCAAGATACCAATCACAGCCAGTATTTGATCGTTAAAGCGCTATCTGACAAGTTCCAGAATATTTGTGTGGTAGGTGATGATGCGCAGAGTATCTATGCCTTTCGTGGAGCTAATATTAATAACATTCTCAATTTCCAGCGGGATTATGATGATGTAAAAGCCTACCGACTCGAACAAAATTACCGTTCTACCAAAAACATCGTAGAAGCCGCTAATTCTGTGATCGAACATAATAAAACCAAACTTGATAAAGTTGTCTGGACGGCAAATGATGATGGACCTAAAATCATCGTCCACCGGCTCATGAGCGATGCCGAAGAAGGTCGGTATGTCGCCGGTTCCATCTTTGAGAACAAAATGCAACACCAGCTGGACAACAGTGAGTTTGCCATTTTGTATCGTACTAACGCCCAATCGCGCGCCATGGAAGATGCGCTGCGCAAGCGTGATATTCCTTATAGAATTTACGGTGGGCTCAGTTTCTACCAGCGCAAAGAGGTTAAAGATGTTCTTGCTTATCTAAGGCTGGTCGTCAATCCAAAAGATGAGGAAGCCCTAAAACGTGTGATCAACTATCCTGCTCGTGGAATAGGTGCCACTACCATGGATCGATTGATCGTAGCGGCCAAGCATTACGACCGCAGCATTTTTGAGGTCATTGAAAACATTGATCGCATTGAGATAAATATCAACGGCTCTACAAAAACCAAGCTCAGGAACTTTGTAACGATGATCAAAAGTTTCCAGGCACTTGAGGAAGAGCAAAACGTTTTTGAACTTACAGAATATGTGATCAAAAAAAGTGCGCTGCTCACTGAGCTCAAAAAAGACGGAACTCAAGAAGGTATTTCTCGTATTGAGAACATTGAAGAATTGCTCAACGGTATGCGAGACTTTGTCGAGGGACAGAAAGAAGTCGCAGACGCTCGTGGTTCCCTAGCCGAGTTTCTAGAAGACGTCGCTCTCGCTACTGACATGGATAATGATAAGGGCGATCAGAATAGGGTGTCACTCATGACGATCCACCTTTCAAAAGGTCTGGAATTCCCTTATCTGTATATCGTCGGGATGGAAGAAGACCTGTTCCCGAGTGCGATGAGTATGAACACGCGCGAGGAGCTGGAAGAAGAACGTCGTTTGTTTTATGTGGCGCTCACCCGTGCTGAAAAGCAGGCGTATCTCACCTATACGTTGAGCCGCTACCGTTGGGGAAAACTGGTGGATGCAGAACCTAGTAGATTTATCACAGAAATAGACGATCAATATCTAGAATATACCACTCCACCAGATGATTATCGCTACAAGAGTGCTTTGCAGGATCATTTGTGGGATGAGCCCGACAAATCTAAACTGCGCCAGACCAAACCCAAAAACGGCACGCCACCCAGCGTAAATCAGCCGAGCGAGGCGCAAATCAGGAAGCTGCGCAAAATGAAACCCATGAGCGCCGCGACAAAAAGTACTCCGGCAGGTTTTGAGGGCAATCTGGAAGTGGGCGATAAGGTAAGTCATGCACGGTTTGGAGTAGGTGAGGTACTGAATTTTGAAGGAGTAGGCGGCGAGCGCAAAGCTGAGATACGTTTTCAGGTGGGTGGACTGAAGAAATTATTGTTGCGTTTTGCTAAGTTAGAAAAGGTGGAGTAA